A part of Plasmodium sp. gorilla clade G2 genome assembly, chromosome: 8 genomic DNA contains:
- a CDS encoding ATP-dependent RNA helicase DBP10, putative, which produces MKNKKKLLNPSGSGNNKSNKKKINKNKCKSICQSKSEKVEKNSKRINIKKKKNKDVSKMNDMNLLKKKMITKRYRWLFPDKKKENVDESDSNDYSSSCSYDDKKKEKKKFVLYKKKKNNNNSKKKKKVILNSFQQLGLSENMCRSIASNLKYNKPTDIQKLCINKILNRRDVICISKTGSGKSLVYICTLIDILKEHNKYYGIRGLIILPTKELVIQIYKLCKKICKNYFHLNINIIIGGVSIIKQFDILNENLDILLCTPGRLSFLLQETKLSLEKVEILIIDEADRLLELNYYNDMNIIYKSLNNTSKQTILVSATLPTNVENYFKLKLNNPHILYLTSDNTINEKVDLHFLFCRSYEKYALLLKLILIFKKKKLGKTMIFFCTKYHILFFSNILKHFKIHHSILYGNSDTSFRFEQINNFTNNNHIQFLLVTDVASRGINITSVQNVINYNLPFSPKIFIHRIGRACRTDINGYGISLLTYQDILYAYEICFFIGKKLTFFKKELSEIDYQVEEASTNECIQKGKDNQDINIVNEINHNTNITNDNTNLCGHDKNIIDKPYNSSYKNNSNDVVYMGCISHLNDYIEYIEDLKKRDTELMSLNKSILASYKLYYSMRPKVSKYVSTKCINKINKIGGLYKLSLYNHPHWIYENEGYMTEGGIETTKENKTDELIESQNQIDITNNNNNNININDGDAYMCNDENNDEVDILFNNLINYISHNNNNNKSNGEIKNEDNQDNQDNQDNQDNQDNQDNQDNQDNQDSEENNMEHMNGNYDYSKNELISIIHNFEHKNSNNKIKTISDELKQKLNQLKEKTERYKSRRNYLLSNDVNEFMDTLTYQLSDEEDENEDIKNIPHIWKKIFLHSKGNDNSTSMNTNDHSENINENKKKLSKRALKKLKKNENNNDNTNNNYSISNNNYSISNNNYSISNNNYSISNNNNSVSNIKNISFDDILKIINDKRMKNDMSYNNSSTLDLKHPGYDLPPDETEELNKQRFVKKQIWDKKKRKFVLTEIDTFQTDELGIKKKINKKKDEKTNTITNLYEKWVKSTKKRIKNIGELEDENDNIQKKNKFNKNKKDKKKKYNNNDNNNSDDNNSETNEKQYNINMLKLMHPEIPEALSKNNKLTKKQQRIYKKYISGKYLNSSTQKDTNSLHNTAKQRKKQLQNRLRTDKKFRTKYLKIKKKKFQNKMKHKHNLSSARERSLMIVKNKK; this is translated from the coding sequence ATGAAGAACAAGAAAAAGTTGCTTAACCCATCTGGGTCAGGTAATAACAAatcaaataagaaaaaaataaataaaaataaatgtaaaagtATATGTCAAAGTAAATCAGAGAAAGTTGAAAAGAATtcaaaaagaattaatattaaaaagaaaaagaataaagATGTATCAAAAATGAATGAtatgaatttattaaaaaaaaaaatgattacTAAAAGATATAGATGGCTTTTTCCtgataagaaaaaagaaaacgtAGACGAATCAGATTCAAATGATTATAGTTCAAGTTGTTcttatgatgataaaaagaaggaaaagaaaaaatttgtcttgtataaaaagaaaaaaaataataataatagtaaaaaaaaaaaaaaagtaatattaaATTCATTTCAACAATTAGGATTAAGTGAAAATATGTGTAGAAGTATAGCAtcaaatttaaaatataataaacctacagatatacaaaaattatgtattaataaaatattaaatagaaGAGATGTTATATGTATTAGTAAAACAGGATCAGGAAAATCATTagtttatatatgtacacttattgatatattaaaagaacataataaatattatggaaTTAGAGGTTTGATAATATTACCTACAAAAGAATTagttatacaaatatataaattatgtaaaaaaatctgtaagaattattttcatttaaatattaatattattataggtGGTGTTAGTATTATTAAGCAATTTGATATACTAAATGAAAATttagatattttattatgcaCTCCAGGTagattatcttttttattacaagAAACAAAATTAAGCTTAGAAAAAGtagaaatattaattattgaTGAAGCTGATAGATTATtagaattaaattattataatgatatgaatattatatataaaagtttaAATAATACATCCAAACAAACCATTTTAGTTAGTGCTACCTTACCTACAAATGTAGAAAATTATttcaaattaaaattaaataatccTCATATACTCTATCTAACTTCTGATAATactataaatgaaaaagttgatttacattttctattttgtagatcatatgaaaaatatgcaCTCCTtcttaaattaatattaatttttaaaaaaaaaaagttaggTAAAACcatgatttttttttgtactaaatatcatatattattttttagtaatatcttaaaacattttaaaatacATCATTCTATATTATATGGAAATTCAGATACATCTTTCCGTtttgaacaaataaataattttacaaaCAATAATCATATTCAATTCTTGCTAGTTACTGATGTAGCATCCAGAGGAATAAATATTACATCTGTTcaaaatgttataaattaCAATTTACCATTCTCTCCCAAGATATTTATTCATAGAATAGGTAGAGCATGTCGAACGGATATAAATGGATATGGTATTTCTCTTTTAACATAtcaagatatattatatgcttACGAAATTTGTTTCTTCATAGGAAAAAAATTGACCTTTTTTAAGAAGGAACTATCTGAAATTGATTATCAGGTTGAAGAGGCATCTACTAACGAATGCATCCAAAAAGGGAAGGATAATCAAGACATAAATATAGTAAATGAAATAAACCATAATACCAATATTACTAATGACAATACTAATCTGTGTGGtcatgataaaaatataatagataAACCATATAACtcttcatataaaaataattcaaacGATGTTGTATATATGGGATGTATATCACACCTTAATGattatattgaatatatagaagatttaaaaaaaagagacACCGAGTTAATGTCATTAAATAAAAGTATACTAGCATCatacaaattatattattcaatgCGACCTAAGGTATCTAAATATGTTAGCActaaatgtataaataagataaataaaattgGAGGTTTATATAAgttatctttatataatcaCCCCCATTGGATATATGAGAATGAGGGATATATGACTGAAGGTGGCATAGAAACAACTAAAGAGAATAAGACGGATGAATTAATAGAGTCTCAAAATCAAATTGAcattacaaataataataataataatattaatattaatgatggtGATGCTTATATGTGTAATGacgaaaataatgatgaagtGGATATCCTCTTCAATAACTTAATAAATTACATATcccataataataataataacaaaagtaatggagaaataaaaaatgaagataatcaAGACAATCAAGATAATCAAGACAATCAAGACAATCAAGACAATCAAGATAATCAAGATAATCAAGATAATCAAGAtagtgaagaaaataatatggaaCATATGAATGGTAATTATGATTATTCAAAAAACGAATTAATATCtattattcataattttgaacataaaaattcaaacaataaaataaaaaccaTATCTGAtgaattaaaacaaaaattaaatcaACTTAAAGAGAAAACTGAAAGGTATAAAAGTAGACGTAATTATCTACTATCAAATGATGTAAATGAATTTATGGATACATTAACATATCAGTTAAGTGACGAGGAagatgaaaatgaagatattaaaaatatcccacatatatggaaaaaaatatttttacattcaAAAGGGAATGATAATTCAACATCTATGAATACAAATGATCATAGTGAGAATATTAATgagaataagaaaaaattaagtaAGAGagcattaaaaaaattaaaaaaaaatgaaaacaatAATGACAAcactaataataattatagtattagtaataataattatagtattagtaataataattatagtattagtaataataattatagtattagtaataataataatagtgtcagtaatataaaaaacatatcATTTGAtgacattttaaaaattatcaaCGACAAAAGAATGAAAAATGATATGTCTTATAATAACTCATCCACGTTGGATCTTAAACATCCTGGTTATGATTTACCTCCAGATGAAAcagaagaattaaataaacaaagatttgtaaaaaaacaaatttgggataaaaaaaaaagaaaatttgtTCTAACAGAAATTGATACCTTCCAAACTGACGAATTAggtattaagaaaaaaataaataaaaaaaaagatgaaaaaactAATACTATTACAAACTTATATGAGAAGTGGGTTAAATCAACTAAAAAAAGAATCAAAAATATAGGAGAATTAgaagatgaaaatgataatatacaaaaaaaaaataaattcaacaaaaataaaaaagataagaaaaagaaatataataataacgacaataataatagtgatgataataactcagaaacaaatgaaaaacaatataatattaatatgctTAAATTAATGCACCCAGAAATTCCAGAAGctttatcaaaaaataataaactaACCAAAAAACAACaaagaatttataaaaaatatatatctggaaaatatttaaattcatCAACACAAAAAGATACAAACAGTTTACATAATACTGCtaaacaaagaaaaaaacaattacAAAATAGATTAAGAACAGACAAAAAATTTAGAACCAAATActtgaaaattaaaaagaaaaaattccaaaataaaatgaaacacAAACATAATTTAAGTAGTGCCAGGGAAAGATCACTTATGATtgtaaagaataaaaaataa
- a CDS encoding translation initiation factor IF-2, putative yields the protein MNKIKIRKFEDPHVWIYENVLLNKTLNLKDIEKKKKDNKNFSNTLLHEEASKKLKGILKECKKYDKELQEIKNNKKESFVLKNSLHPNKKINLKFLLNDNQFKGKNEEERKNLKLIFNANKNMYIKNNQKVYDNIINIKRNNKITSTNNINNNNNNDNIQQQQQQHSNNNNNNILDHIKKIQKEKISKLYSVFNNHVNYYDNYLKEKYMKEEYLSNEKYQHVSPQLNNYNDHDIKDDHIYKDDSNVSNTTNNNDNNNNNNNNNICSSKFSSCDHLYPTNCSNNNQVTDTNLKLNVSTNNIHVLNDEQRGDTIHHNNVYAKDLYDNQENENNRNDTYVLKMNNKNDDNKKKEKDDVKHDVMDHLKDHLNNPTDDIIFNTLNTNHGNTTNYSLFNMNNKQYESIKYDKNNSENFPLNYKNETSYLKTEENFNDTKMCDDNIYVKKNVYNNKYNSMKDFFVKSFNILNTMNQTSLYDKRNDDFSNVHAMNNVLNGGSVLSILKELKENKEKEKNKSGVYKKDNNTLEKDDENDVSMSSIFTNDMKEEKRKTQKEEFENDNKNESFSSHKTNDMNNNNNNYYNDDNNLKDNLISYKKKERHKNNQIKQFEYLDSNNITVNSLSNHLDIDEEKIINVCKYILDNDYIYKYTKIEKEVVELICEELNVLDKLKFSCINLQRRNPVVTILGHVDHGKTTLLDQLRNSNIAGGEIGGITQKLGAFEVVCRDDEMKENENRNKSIINNNNNNNNDKCGEYNNYCHNSFNYDNRKITFFDTPGHSVFKTIRKRCVQCSDLIILVISLDDGIMSETIECIELSKKYNTPLIIAANKIDKFHKNIEELSKSLLSYNIVTELENGDVPIVPISAKKNINIDILKKKILQVSNKLNLMCDYGSLFSAYILEKKVDASKGKLLTVICKSGILKMNTYFVIGHKYGKIKRIYNSNNQIVSQAYPSEVVQIISSIPLSYDNINYGDIMFEMSTLKSAQKVSKYKLKLAQYNLINRSYMNNTTEDDIYKNVEQNKNNYIHMNDNNLHNHMNNQLQNGPPPLFDSNSSKKKNIYINKKENKYNNKYDSNVDNTSNNFNNKNNNSSGSTLALNSFKLPQIPLIVKTCDEGSLSAIIEGVESYNKNDAKEKYYNIQNFIDRNYINKNILNNDINNISKELFSNWYPLKIINKGIGTFHSSDLKYCEHINPCFLISFNVDVNFKLLQPYIENHNIILRNHNIIYELFNDIENMCNFYFDSLHVYEPVSKMIINKTGYYSIKKNKTKKVVISVDIKEGSFTSNEYFTVKRNKQIIHNKIHILSMQKNKQNTNELNKSCNINAIIFNINSDDFEVGDEIVAYKKVVRSPLFNRIKSFNLS from the coding sequence atgaacaagataaaaataagaaaatttgAGGACCCACATGTTTGGATATAtgaaaatgtattattaaataaaacattgaatttaaaagatatcgaaaaaaaaaaaaaagataataagaATTTTTCAAATACATTATTACATGAAGAAGCTTCaaagaaattaaaaggaatattaaaggaatgtaaaaaatatgacaAAGAATTACAAGAaattaagaataataaaaaagaatccTTTGTATTAAAGAATTCTTTACATccgaataaaaaaataaatttaaaatttttattgaaTGATAACCAatttaaaggaaaaaatgaGGAAGAGaggaaaaatttaaaattaattttcaatgcaaataaaaatatgtatattaagaATAATCAAAAagtatatgataatataataaatataaaaagaaacaataaaataacatctactaataatataaacaataataataataatgataatatacaacaacaacaacaacaacatagtaataataataataataatatattagatcatattaaaaaaatacaaaaggaaaaaatttcGAAATTATATTCTGTTTTTAATAATCatgtaaattattatgataattatttaaaggaaaaatatatgaaggaGGAATATTTgtcaaatgaaaaatatcaaCATGTATCTCCACAGCTTAATAATTACAATGATCatgatataaaagatgatCATATTTATAAGGATGATTCCAATGTGTCTAATACAACcaacaataatgataataataataataataataataataatatttgtagTAGTAAATTTTCTTCTTGTGATCATCTATATCCTACAAATTGttctaataataatcaagTCACAGATacaaatttaaaattaaatgtatCTACTAATAATATACACGTTTTAAATGATGAACAAAGGGGTGATACCATCCATCATAATAATGTTTATGCAAAggatttatatgataatcaagaaaatgaaaataatagaaatgatacatatgtattaaaaatgaataataaaaatgatgataataagaaGAAGGAGAAGGATGATGTGAAGCATGATGTGATGGATCATTTGAAGGATCATTTGAATAACCCGACGGATGACATTATATTCAACACTTTAAACACAAACCATGGGAATACCACAAATTATTCCTTATTcaatatgaacaataaaCAATATGAATCTATAAAGTATGATAAAAACAATTCTGAGAATTTTCCTTTGAATTATAAGAATGAAACGTCCTATTTGAAGACTGAAGAAAATTTCAATGACACAAAAAtgtgtgatgataatatatatgttaaaaaaaatgtatacaataataaatataatagtatGAAAGACTTTTTTGTAAAAAGtttcaatattttaaatacaaTGAACCAAACTTCCTTGTATGACAAACGAAATGATGATTTTTCAAACGTGCATGCGATGAATAATGTTTTGAATGGTGGTAGTGTTCTatctatattaaaagaactaaaagaaaataaagaaaaagaaaaaaataaaagtggAGTATATAAGAaggataataatacattagagaaggatgatgaaaatgatgtTTCTATGAGTAGTATTTTTACAAATGAtatgaaagaagaaaaaagaaaaacccaaaaagaagaatttgagaatgataataagaatgaatcattttcttcacataaaacaaatgacatgaacaataataataataattattataatgatgataataatttgaaGGATAATTTGAtaagttataaaaaaaaagagaggcataaaaataatcagATTAAACAGTTTGAATATTtagatagtaataatataacagtTAATTCATTGAGTAATCATTTAGATATAGATGAAGAGAAGATAATAAAtgtttgtaaatatatattagataatgattatatatataaatatacaaaaattgaaaaagaaGTTGTTGAATTAATATGTGAAGAATTAAATGTTTTAGACAAATTAAAATTTAGTTGTATCAATTTACAAAGAAGAAATCCAGTAGTAACTATATTAGGACATGTAGATCATGGTAAGACAACTTTATTGGATCAACTGAGAAATTCTAATATAGCTGGTGGTGAAATAGGTGGCATCACACAAAAATTGGGAGCATTTGAAGTAGTCTGTAGAGATGATGAGatgaaagaaaatgaaaacagAAACAAATCTatcattaataataataataataataataatgacaaatgtggtgaatataataattattgtcataattcatttaattatgataatagaAAAATTACTTTTTTTGATACACCAGGACATTCTGTATTTAAAACGATTAGAAAAAGATGTGTGCAATGTAGTGATTTAATCATATTAGTAATATCTTTAGATGATGGAATTATGAGTGAAACCATTGAATGTATTGAACtatctaaaaaatataatactcCACTTATTATAGCTGCaaataaaattgataaatttcataaaaatattgaagaaCTTTCAAAAAGTTTATTAAGTTATAATATAGTTACTGAATTAGAAAATGGAGATGTACCAATAGTTCCTATATctgcaaaaaaaaatataaatattgatattttaaaaaaaaaaattttacaagttagtaataaattaaatttaatgtGTGACTATGGATCATTATTTTCAGCttatatattagaaaaaaaagtagATGCATCTAAAGGTAAATTATTAACTGTTATATGTAAATCtggaatattaaaaatgaatacataTTTTGTAATTGGACATAAATATGGAAAGatcaaaagaatatataatagtaataatcaAATAGTATCACAAGCATATCCATCAGAAGTAGTACAAATAATTAGTTCAATTCCTTTatcatatgataatataaattatggaGATATTATGTTTGAAATGAGTACTTTAAAATCTGCTCAGAAAGTATCTAAATATAAGTTAAAATTAGctcaatataatttaatcAATCGTTCTTATATGAACAATACTACTgaagatgatatatataaaaatgtagaacaaaataaaaataattatattcatatgaatgataataatttacacAATCATATGAACAACCAATTACAGAATGGGCCACCACCTTTATTTGATAGTAATagtagtaaaaaaaaaaatatatatattaacaaaaaagaaaataaatataataataaatatgattcaAATGTAGATAATACATCAAATAACttcaataataaaaataataactcCAGTGGTTCTACTTTAGCTTtaaattcttttaaattaccTCAAATACCTTTAATTGTCAAAACATGTGATGAAGGTAGTTTAAGTGCTATAATTGAAGGAGTCGAatcttataataaaaatgacgctaaagaaaaatattataatatacaaaattttattgataggaattatataaataagaatatattaaataatgatattaataatatatctaaagaattattttcaAATTGGTATcctttaaaaattataaataaaggtATAGGCACATTTCATAGTAGTGATTTAAAATATTGTGAACATATAAATCCATGCTTtcttatttcatttaatgttgatgttaattttaaattattacaaCCATATATAGAAAATCATAACATTATCTTAAgaaatcataatattatatatgaactttttaatgatatagaaaatatgtgtaatttttatttcgATTCTTTACATGTCTATGAACCTGTCtcaaaaatgataataaataaaacaggttattattctattaaaaaaaataaaacaaaaaaagttGTCATATCAGTAGATATAAAAGAAGGATCATTTACatcaaatgaatattttacagttaaaagaaataaacaaattattcataataaaattCATATACTTTCTATGCAAaagaataaacaaaatacTAACGAGCTAAATAAATCTTGTAATATTAATGctatcatttttaatattaattctGATGATTTTGAGGTAGGCGATGAAATCGTGGCCTATAAAAAAGTTGTGCGATCCCCTCTCTTTAATAGAATAAAATCTTTTAACCTTTcttaa